The genome window AGGATTTGGTATTCCAATATTAGAAGCCTTTTCTTGCGGTTGTCCAGTTGTGCTTAGTAATAGAAGTTCTTTTCCTGAAATTGCTTTAGATGCTGGAGTTTATTTTGAGCCTGAAAATGTTGAATCTATAGTTGAATCAATTGAAAAGATTTTTATAGACAAAAACTTAAA of Candidatus Dependentiae bacterium contains these proteins:
- a CDS encoding glycosyltransferase, with protein sequence GFGIPILEAFSCGCPVVLSNRSSFPEIALDAGVYFEPENVESIVESIEKIFIDKNLKLEKISIGLKRAHDFSWQKTASKTKEIYKSIL